In the Nocardioides panaciterrulae genome, CTGCTCATCCTCGACGAGACCTCGCTGACGCTCACCGAGCAGCGCATCGCGCTGATCGGCCCCAACGGGTCGGGCAAGTCGACGCTGGCCCGGCTGGTCAACGGCCTGGTCACGCCGACCACCGGGCGGGTGGTGGTCGACGGTCTGGACGTCGCAGAGGAGGGCCGCGCCGTACGCCGCCGGGTGGCGTTCGCGTTCACCGACCCGGCCGCGCAGCTGGTGATGCCCACCGCCGTCGAGGACGTCGCACTGTCGCTGCGACGCACCCACCGGGACAAGGCGGCCCGGCGCCGGGCCGCGCTGGCGGTGCTGGCGTCCTACGGCCTCGAGGGGCTGGCGGACCGCAGCGTGCACGCGCTCTCCGGCGGCCAGCGGCAGCTGTTGGCGCTGGCGGGGGTGCTGGCCACCGAGCCCGCGGTCCTGGTCGCCGACGAGCCGACGACGCTGCTCGACCTCGGCAACAGCCGCCGGGTCGGCGACCTGCTGCTCGCGCTGCCCCAGCAGCTGCTGCTGGTCACCCACGACCTCGAGCTCGCCGCCCGCTGCGAGCGGGCGCTGGTGGTCGAGGGCGGCCGCGTGGTCTTCGACGGGGCCGCCGAGGCGGCGGTCGCCCGCTACCGGGCCACGGCGTGACCGGCACCCTGCTCGGCGCCTACCGGCCGGGGCGGACCCCGCTGCACCGGGCCCCGGCCGGCGCGAAGCTGCTCGGCTTCCTGGTCGTGGGCGGGGTGGTGGTGGCACTGCGGGGTCCGGCCGGCGCCCTGGCGCTGCTGGCGGCTGCGGTCGCGACCTGCGCCTGGGCCAGGACCGGGCTGCGGGCCACGCTGGGCGCGCTGCGCGGCGTCCTGGTGATGGCCGTCCTGCTGGCGGCGTACCAGGCCTGGCAGCACGGCTGGCCGCTCGCCGTGGAGTCGGTCGGCGACCTGCTGACCCTGGTGCTGCTCGCGACCGTGCTCACCACCACCACGCCGGTGGACGAGGTGCTCGACGCGATCGCCGCGGGGCTGCGGCCGCTGCGCCGGGTCGGCGTCGACCCCGAGCAGGTGGCCCTGGCGTTCTCGCTGATGATCCGCGCGATCCCGACCACCCTCGAGATCGCCGGGGAGACCCGCGACGCCGCGCTCGCGCGGGGCCTCGAGCGCGACCCCCGCGCCCGGCTGACGCCGATGGTGATCCGGGTCGTCGCCCACGCCCGTGCGACCGGCGACGCCCTGCACGCCCGCGGCATCGGCGACGACTGACGCGCACACACAGCGGGCGCGCCCTCGGCGTCACCTCCGTCGGGGCGGCCTCACCAGCCGGGCGGGCGACGGTCCGCCCAGGGGGCGGCCGCCTCGAGCTGGGCCGCGAGCGAGAGCAGCAGCTCCTCCTCGGCGGGCCGGGCGGCGAGCATCACGCCCACCGGGAGGCCGGCCGGCGTCCAGTGCAGGGGCAGCGAGACCGCGGGCATGCCGGTGACGTTCCAGGCCGAGGTCCAGGGCGTGAACGCCTTCTGGGCGGCGAAGTCCCGCGTCGGGTCGGCGTCGTCGCGCATCGCCCCCACCAGCGGGGGCAGCGCGGCCAGGGTCGGCGTCAGCACGGCGTCGTACGGCGCGAGCGCGGTCAGCGCGCCCGCGGCGAACCGCCGCATCGCCCCGATCGCGAGCCCGAACTCCGGCCCGCTGACCGCCCGCCCGCGCTCCGCGAGCCAGCGGGTCAGCGGGCGCAGCAGCGGTTCCCGGTCCGGCGGCACCACCGACAGGGCGGTCAGCACCGCCCAGCAGGTCTCGAAGACCGGCACGGCCTCCCGCGGCAGCGGGACGTCGACGTCGACGACCTCGTGCCCGAGCGACGCCAGCAGCGAGGACGCCTGCTCCCAGGCGGCCACGCAGTCCGCCTCCACCGCCACGTCGGCGATGACCGGCCGGACGAACCTCGCCACCCGGAGCCGGCCCGGCTCCCGCTCGCAGGCGGCGAGGAAGGTCCCCGACGGCTCCGGCGCCCAGGAGGGGTCGCCGAGTCGGCGGCCGGCCAGCACGTCCAGCAGCGCAGCGGCGTCCCGGACCGTGCGCGCGAGCGGACCGGCCGTCGCCAGCCCCACCGGGTCGCCGTACATCGGGTGGCCGCTGATCCGCCCCCGGGTGGGCTTGAGCCCGACCAGCCCGCAGCAGGACGCCGGGATCCGGATCGAGCCGCCGCCGTCGGAGCCCTGGGCGAGCGGCACCAGCCCGGCCGCGACCGCGGCCGCCGCGCCGCCGGAGGAGCCGCCGGCCGTGCGGCTCCGGTCGTACGGCGTGACCGCGGGCGGGGCGACGTCGGGCTCGGTGTAGCAGGGCGACCCGAACTCCGGGGTGTTGGTCTTGCCGAGGCTGACCAGGCCGGCCGCCTCGAGCGACAGCACCACCCCGTCGGACACCTCCGGCACGAAGTCGCGGAACGCCGCCGAGCCGAAGGTGGTCCGCACGCCGGCGGTCAGGTTGAGGTCCTTGACCGCGGTCGGCACGCCCGAGAGCGGCGACTCCCCCTGCTCCCACGCGTCCGCGCGCGCCCGGGCCCGCTCCGGGGTCACGGTGACGAACCCGCCCACGTCGTCGAGGCGCTCGACCCGGTCGAGGTAGTGGTCGACCAGCTCGCGCGGTGACACCTCGCGGCGGCGCACCAGCGCTCCCTGCTCGAGGGCGGTCAGGTCGTGCAGCTCGGCCATGGCGCGACGCTACCGCGCGCGGTCCCCCGGCCGGCCCGGCTCGGCGCGGCTCGGCACCGTCAGCGGGACACCGCGGCGCGGCCCCGCCGGGCGAGCGCGTCGATCGTCACCGCCAGCACCAGCACGATCGCGGTCACGATGAACTTCGACGGGGCGCTGTAGCCCTGCAGGCCCATGCCGTTGTCGATCGCGGCGATCACCAGGCCGCCGAGCACGGCGTGCAGCGGCTTCCCCCGGCCGCCGAACAGGCTGGTGCCGCCGATGACGGCGGCGGCCACCGCGTAGAGCACCAGCGTCCCGCCGTCGTACGACGTGGAGACCGACCGCAGCCGCGAGGCGTAGACGATGCCGGCGATGCCCGCCGTGAACGACCCGAGCGCGAACGCCACCGTCCGGATCAGCGCGAGGTTCACGCCGGCCCGGCGGGCCGCCTCGGGGCCGCCGCCGATCGCGTAGACGAAGCGGCCGAAGCGGGTGCGGGCCAGCACCACCGTCCACGCGAGCAGCACCGCGAGCACCAGCAGCAGCACCCAGGGGACGCCCTTGATCGGCACCAGCACGCCCCGGTCGGTGTTGCAGATGGCCACCACCACGACGCCGGCGGTCAGCGTCAGCAGGATCTTGATCAGGGTCAGGCTCCGCGGCGGCGCCACCAGGCCGCTGCGCCGGCGCCGTTCGTCGCGGAACCAGGACCACACGCCGAAGACGCCGACCACGACCAGCATGACCACCCAGCTCGCGGCCGGCGAGAGCTGGCCGCTGGCGATGTCGTTGATGGTCGCGTCGTTGACGGGGACCACGCCGCCGCTGCCGAGGATCAGCAGCATCACGCCGAGCCAGCCGAGCTGGCCGGCGAGGGTGACGACGAACGAGGGCAGGCCGATCCGGGTGATGATGGTGCCCTGGAACACGCCGATCGCGGTGCAGGCGAGCAGCGCGGCGGCGACCCCCGCCCACCACGGCCAGTTGTGTTTGTTCGAGATCAGCTCGGCCATGATCACCCCGCCCAGGCCGCCGATGTAGCCGATGGACAGGTCGATCTCCCCGAGCAGCAGGACGTAGACCTCGCCCATCGCCAGCAGCATGAACACCGACCCCTGCACGAGCAGGTTGACCATGTTGCCGGCGGTGAGGAAGTTGGAGTTCAGGTACTGGAAGAACGCCCCGATGAGGATCAGCCCGGCGACCACGGGGAGCGCGCCGGTCTCGCCGCCTCGGATCCGGACCCACTGCCCGCGCAGGTACTCCCCCAGCGAGGTCGCGGTCAGCGACGGGTCGATCGCGACGGCGGCGGCGTCGGCGCCGGTCGGGTCGGCCTCCTCCGGCGGCTCGGGGGTCCGCGGCACGGTGCCTCCGGTGGTCATGGCGCCTCCGTCCGGCTCGCCCCGAGGCGGTCGGAGGAGCCGGTGGTCATCAGGTCGACGACGCTCTTGCGGTCGAGGTCCTCGACCGGGCGGATGGCCACCAGCCGGCCGAGGCTGAGCACCGCGATCCGGTCGGCGACCTCG is a window encoding:
- a CDS encoding ATP-binding cassette domain-containing protein: MSRIDLDRVSVRVPAADGDLLILDETSLTLTEQRIALIGPNGSGKSTLARLVNGLVTPTTGRVVVDGLDVAEEGRAVRRRVAFAFTDPAAQLVMPTAVEDVALSLRRTHRDKAARRRAALAVLASYGLEGLADRSVHALSGGQRQLLALAGVLATEPAVLVADEPTTLLDLGNSRRVGDLLLALPQQLLLVTHDLELAARCERALVVEGGRVVFDGAAEAAVARYRATA
- a CDS encoding CbiQ family ECF transporter T component, whose translation is MTGTLLGAYRPGRTPLHRAPAGAKLLGFLVVGGVVVALRGPAGALALLAAAVATCAWARTGLRATLGALRGVLVMAVLLAAYQAWQHGWPLAVESVGDLLTLVLLATVLTTTTPVDEVLDAIAAGLRPLRRVGVDPEQVALAFSLMIRAIPTTLEIAGETRDAALARGLERDPRARLTPMVIRVVAHARATGDALHARGIGDD
- a CDS encoding amidase, whose translation is MAELHDLTALEQGALVRRREVSPRELVDHYLDRVERLDDVGGFVTVTPERARARADAWEQGESPLSGVPTAVKDLNLTAGVRTTFGSAAFRDFVPEVSDGVVLSLEAAGLVSLGKTNTPEFGSPCYTEPDVAPPAVTPYDRSRTAGGSSGGAAAAVAAGLVPLAQGSDGGGSIRIPASCCGLVGLKPTRGRISGHPMYGDPVGLATAGPLARTVRDAAALLDVLAGRRLGDPSWAPEPSGTFLAACEREPGRLRVARFVRPVIADVAVEADCVAAWEQASSLLASLGHEVVDVDVPLPREAVPVFETCWAVLTALSVVPPDREPLLRPLTRWLAERGRAVSGPEFGLAIGAMRRFAAGALTALAPYDAVLTPTLAALPPLVGAMRDDADPTRDFAAQKAFTPWTSAWNVTGMPAVSLPLHWTPAGLPVGVMLAARPAEEELLLSLAAQLEAAAPWADRRPPGW
- a CDS encoding sugar ABC transporter permease; translated protein: MTTGGTVPRTPEPPEEADPTGADAAAVAIDPSLTATSLGEYLRGQWVRIRGGETGALPVVAGLILIGAFFQYLNSNFLTAGNMVNLLVQGSVFMLLAMGEVYVLLLGEIDLSIGYIGGLGGVIMAELISNKHNWPWWAGVAAALLACTAIGVFQGTIITRIGLPSFVVTLAGQLGWLGVMLLILGSGGVVPVNDATINDIASGQLSPAASWVVMLVVVGVFGVWSWFRDERRRRSGLVAPPRSLTLIKILLTLTAGVVVVAICNTDRGVLVPIKGVPWVLLLVLAVLLAWTVVLARTRFGRFVYAIGGGPEAARRAGVNLALIRTVAFALGSFTAGIAGIVYASRLRSVSTSYDGGTLVLYAVAAAVIGGTSLFGGRGKPLHAVLGGLVIAAIDNGMGLQGYSAPSKFIVTAIVLVLAVTIDALARRGRAAVSR